In Anas platyrhynchos isolate ZD024472 breed Pekin duck chromosome 22, IASCAAS_PekinDuck_T2T, whole genome shotgun sequence, the following proteins share a genomic window:
- the ZNF362 gene encoding zinc finger protein 362 isoform X7 — MAVEKRPACSTSSQLDLEMDADKGKQRQYSQRMAEPRFNNPYFWPPPPTMPSQLDNLVLINKIKEQLMAEKIRPPHLPPTSVASQQPLLVPPSPAESSQSIMSLPKLQQVPGLHPQAVPQPDVALHARPATSTVTGLGLASRAPAVSTSESSTGTGTTTPSTPTSTSQSRLIASSPTLISGITSPPLLDSIKTIQGHSLLGAPKTERGRKKIKAENPSGPPVLVVPYPILASGETAKEGKTYRCKVCPLTFFTKSEMQIHSKSHTEAKPHKCPHCSKSFANASYLAQHLRIHLGVKPYHCSYCEKSFRQLSHLQQHTRIHTGDRPYKCPHPGCEKAFTQLSNLQSHQRQHNKDKPYKCPNCYRAYTDSASLQIHLSAHAIKHAKAYCCSMCGRAYTSETYLMKHMSKHTVVEHLVSQHSPQRTESPGIPVRISLI, encoded by the exons GATGGCGGAGCCTCGCTTCAACAACCCCTACTTCTGGCCGCCTCCTCCCACCATGCCCAGCCAG CTGGACAACCTCGTCCTGATCAACAAAATCAAGGAGCAGCTGATGGCAGAGAAGATCCGTCCCCCACACCTGCCCCCCACCTCCGTGGCCTCCCAGCAGCCCCTCCTGGTGCCCCCCTCTCCTGCCGAAAGCAGCCAGTCCATCATGTCCCTCCCCAAGCTGCAGCAAGTCCCGGGCCTGCACCCGCAAGCTGTCCCCCAGCCCGATGTGGCCCTGCACGCCCGGCCGGCCACCAGCACTGTCACAG GGTTGGGGCTGGCCTCCCGTGCGCCCGCCGTCAGCACCTCTGAGTCCAGCACAGGCACGggcaccaccaccccttccaccCCCACCTCCACCAGCCAGAGCCGCCTCATCGCCTCCTCGCCCACCCTTATCTCAGGAATCACCAGCCCGCCCCTCCTCGACTCCATAAAGACAATCCAGGGCCACAGCTTGCTGGGGGCACCCAAGACGGAGCGGGGCCGCAAGAAGATCAAGGCGGAAAACCCTTCGGGGCCGCCCGTCCTTGTGGTTCCCTACCCCATCCTGGCCTCGGGGGAGACCGCCaaagaggggaagacgtacag GTGTAAGGTCTGCCCCTTGACGTTCTTCACCAAGTCGGAGATGCAGATCCACTCCAAGTCACACACAGAGGCCAagccccacaagtgcccccacTGCTCCAAATCGTTCGCCAATGCCTCTTACCTGGCCCAGCACCTGCGCATCCACCTGGGCGTGAAGCCCTACCACTGCTCGTACTGCGAGAAGTCCTTCCGCCAGCTgtcccacctccagcagcacaccAG AATTCACACCGGTGACAGACCCTACAAGTGCCCGCACCCCGGCTGCGAAAAGGCGTTCACACAACTCTCCAACCTCCAG TCTCACCAGCGACAGCACAACAAGGACAAGCCCTACAAGTGCCCGAACTGCTACCGGGCATACACGGACTCGGCCTCGCTGCAGATCCACCTCTCGGCGCATGCCATCAAGCACGCCAAGGCTTACTGCTGCAGCATGTGCGGTCGCGCCTATACCTCG GAGACCTATTTGATGAAGCACATGTCCAAACATACCGTGGTGGAGCACCTCGTGAGCCAGCACTCACCTCAAAGGACGGAGTCCCCCGGCATCCCCGTGCGAATCTCACTCATCTAA
- the ZNF362 gene encoding zinc finger protein 362 isoform X8: MDADKGKQRQYSQRMAEPRFNNPYFWPPPPTMPSQLDNLVLINKIKEQLMAEKIRPPHLPPTSVASQQPLLVPPSPAESSQSIMSLPKLQQVPGLHPQAVPQPDVALHARPATSTVTGLGLASRAPAVSTSESSTGTGTTTPSTPTSTSQSRLIASSPTLISGITSPPLLDSIKTIQGHSLLGAPKTERGRKKIKAENPSGPPVLVVPYPILASGETAKEGKTYRCKVCPLTFFTKSEMQIHSKSHTEAKPHKCPHCSKSFANASYLAQHLRIHLGVKPYHCSYCEKSFRQLSHLQQHTRIHTGDRPYKCPHPGCEKAFTQLSNLQSHQRQHNKDKPYKCPNCYRAYTDSASLQIHLSAHAIKHAKAYCCSMCGRAYTSETYLMKHMSKHTVVEHLVSQHSPQRTESPGIPVRISLI, from the exons GATGGCGGAGCCTCGCTTCAACAACCCCTACTTCTGGCCGCCTCCTCCCACCATGCCCAGCCAG CTGGACAACCTCGTCCTGATCAACAAAATCAAGGAGCAGCTGATGGCAGAGAAGATCCGTCCCCCACACCTGCCCCCCACCTCCGTGGCCTCCCAGCAGCCCCTCCTGGTGCCCCCCTCTCCTGCCGAAAGCAGCCAGTCCATCATGTCCCTCCCCAAGCTGCAGCAAGTCCCGGGCCTGCACCCGCAAGCTGTCCCCCAGCCCGATGTGGCCCTGCACGCCCGGCCGGCCACCAGCACTGTCACAG GGTTGGGGCTGGCCTCCCGTGCGCCCGCCGTCAGCACCTCTGAGTCCAGCACAGGCACGggcaccaccaccccttccaccCCCACCTCCACCAGCCAGAGCCGCCTCATCGCCTCCTCGCCCACCCTTATCTCAGGAATCACCAGCCCGCCCCTCCTCGACTCCATAAAGACAATCCAGGGCCACAGCTTGCTGGGGGCACCCAAGACGGAGCGGGGCCGCAAGAAGATCAAGGCGGAAAACCCTTCGGGGCCGCCCGTCCTTGTGGTTCCCTACCCCATCCTGGCCTCGGGGGAGACCGCCaaagaggggaagacgtacag GTGTAAGGTCTGCCCCTTGACGTTCTTCACCAAGTCGGAGATGCAGATCCACTCCAAGTCACACACAGAGGCCAagccccacaagtgcccccacTGCTCCAAATCGTTCGCCAATGCCTCTTACCTGGCCCAGCACCTGCGCATCCACCTGGGCGTGAAGCCCTACCACTGCTCGTACTGCGAGAAGTCCTTCCGCCAGCTgtcccacctccagcagcacaccAG AATTCACACCGGTGACAGACCCTACAAGTGCCCGCACCCCGGCTGCGAAAAGGCGTTCACACAACTCTCCAACCTCCAG TCTCACCAGCGACAGCACAACAAGGACAAGCCCTACAAGTGCCCGAACTGCTACCGGGCATACACGGACTCGGCCTCGCTGCAGATCCACCTCTCGGCGCATGCCATCAAGCACGCCAAGGCTTACTGCTGCAGCATGTGCGGTCGCGCCTATACCTCG GAGACCTATTTGATGAAGCACATGTCCAAACATACCGTGGTGGAGCACCTCGTGAGCCAGCACTCACCTCAAAGGACGGAGTCCCCCGGCATCCCCGTGCGAATCTCACTCATCTAA
- the ZNF362 gene encoding zinc finger protein 362 isoform X6 yields MAVGKNPRSHGLEKRPACSTSSQLDLEMDADKGKQRQYSQRMAEPRFNNPYFWPPPPTMPSQLDNLVLINKIKEQLMAEKIRPPHLPPTSVASQQPLLVPPSPAESSQSIMSLPKLQQVPGLHPQAVPQPDVALHARPATSTVTGLGLASRAPAVSTSESSTGTGTTTPSTPTSTSQSRLIASSPTLISGITSPPLLDSIKTIQGHSLLGAPKTERGRKKIKAENPSGPPVLVVPYPILASGETAKEGKTYRCKVCPLTFFTKSEMQIHSKSHTEAKPHKCPHCSKSFANASYLAQHLRIHLGVKPYHCSYCEKSFRQLSHLQQHTRIHTGDRPYKCPHPGCEKAFTQLSNLQSHQRQHNKDKPYKCPNCYRAYTDSASLQIHLSAHAIKHAKAYCCSMCGRAYTSETYLMKHMSKHTVVEHLVSQHSPQRTESPGIPVRISLI; encoded by the exons GATGGCGGAGCCTCGCTTCAACAACCCCTACTTCTGGCCGCCTCCTCCCACCATGCCCAGCCAG CTGGACAACCTCGTCCTGATCAACAAAATCAAGGAGCAGCTGATGGCAGAGAAGATCCGTCCCCCACACCTGCCCCCCACCTCCGTGGCCTCCCAGCAGCCCCTCCTGGTGCCCCCCTCTCCTGCCGAAAGCAGCCAGTCCATCATGTCCCTCCCCAAGCTGCAGCAAGTCCCGGGCCTGCACCCGCAAGCTGTCCCCCAGCCCGATGTGGCCCTGCACGCCCGGCCGGCCACCAGCACTGTCACAG GGTTGGGGCTGGCCTCCCGTGCGCCCGCCGTCAGCACCTCTGAGTCCAGCACAGGCACGggcaccaccaccccttccaccCCCACCTCCACCAGCCAGAGCCGCCTCATCGCCTCCTCGCCCACCCTTATCTCAGGAATCACCAGCCCGCCCCTCCTCGACTCCATAAAGACAATCCAGGGCCACAGCTTGCTGGGGGCACCCAAGACGGAGCGGGGCCGCAAGAAGATCAAGGCGGAAAACCCTTCGGGGCCGCCCGTCCTTGTGGTTCCCTACCCCATCCTGGCCTCGGGGGAGACCGCCaaagaggggaagacgtacag GTGTAAGGTCTGCCCCTTGACGTTCTTCACCAAGTCGGAGATGCAGATCCACTCCAAGTCACACACAGAGGCCAagccccacaagtgcccccacTGCTCCAAATCGTTCGCCAATGCCTCTTACCTGGCCCAGCACCTGCGCATCCACCTGGGCGTGAAGCCCTACCACTGCTCGTACTGCGAGAAGTCCTTCCGCCAGCTgtcccacctccagcagcacaccAG AATTCACACCGGTGACAGACCCTACAAGTGCCCGCACCCCGGCTGCGAAAAGGCGTTCACACAACTCTCCAACCTCCAG TCTCACCAGCGACAGCACAACAAGGACAAGCCCTACAAGTGCCCGAACTGCTACCGGGCATACACGGACTCGGCCTCGCTGCAGATCCACCTCTCGGCGCATGCCATCAAGCACGCCAAGGCTTACTGCTGCAGCATGTGCGGTCGCGCCTATACCTCG GAGACCTATTTGATGAAGCACATGTCCAAACATACCGTGGTGGAGCACCTCGTGAGCCAGCACTCACCTCAAAGGACGGAGTCCCCCGGCATCCCCGTGCGAATCTCACTCATCTAA
- the ZNF362 gene encoding zinc finger protein 362 isoform X9 — protein sequence MAEPRFNNPYFWPPPPTMPSQLDNLVLINKIKEQLMAEKIRPPHLPPTSVASQQPLLVPPSPAESSQSIMSLPKLQQVPGLHPQAVPQPDVALHARPATSTVTGLGLASRAPAVSTSESSTGTGTTTPSTPTSTSQSRLIASSPTLISGITSPPLLDSIKTIQGHSLLGAPKTERGRKKIKAENPSGPPVLVVPYPILASGETAKEGKTYRCKVCPLTFFTKSEMQIHSKSHTEAKPHKCPHCSKSFANASYLAQHLRIHLGVKPYHCSYCEKSFRQLSHLQQHTRIHTGDRPYKCPHPGCEKAFTQLSNLQSHQRQHNKDKPYKCPNCYRAYTDSASLQIHLSAHAIKHAKAYCCSMCGRAYTSETYLMKHMSKHTVVEHLVSQHSPQRTESPGIPVRISLI from the exons ATGGCGGAGCCTCGCTTCAACAACCCCTACTTCTGGCCGCCTCCTCCCACCATGCCCAGCCAG CTGGACAACCTCGTCCTGATCAACAAAATCAAGGAGCAGCTGATGGCAGAGAAGATCCGTCCCCCACACCTGCCCCCCACCTCCGTGGCCTCCCAGCAGCCCCTCCTGGTGCCCCCCTCTCCTGCCGAAAGCAGCCAGTCCATCATGTCCCTCCCCAAGCTGCAGCAAGTCCCGGGCCTGCACCCGCAAGCTGTCCCCCAGCCCGATGTGGCCCTGCACGCCCGGCCGGCCACCAGCACTGTCACAG GGTTGGGGCTGGCCTCCCGTGCGCCCGCCGTCAGCACCTCTGAGTCCAGCACAGGCACGggcaccaccaccccttccaccCCCACCTCCACCAGCCAGAGCCGCCTCATCGCCTCCTCGCCCACCCTTATCTCAGGAATCACCAGCCCGCCCCTCCTCGACTCCATAAAGACAATCCAGGGCCACAGCTTGCTGGGGGCACCCAAGACGGAGCGGGGCCGCAAGAAGATCAAGGCGGAAAACCCTTCGGGGCCGCCCGTCCTTGTGGTTCCCTACCCCATCCTGGCCTCGGGGGAGACCGCCaaagaggggaagacgtacag GTGTAAGGTCTGCCCCTTGACGTTCTTCACCAAGTCGGAGATGCAGATCCACTCCAAGTCACACACAGAGGCCAagccccacaagtgcccccacTGCTCCAAATCGTTCGCCAATGCCTCTTACCTGGCCCAGCACCTGCGCATCCACCTGGGCGTGAAGCCCTACCACTGCTCGTACTGCGAGAAGTCCTTCCGCCAGCTgtcccacctccagcagcacaccAG AATTCACACCGGTGACAGACCCTACAAGTGCCCGCACCCCGGCTGCGAAAAGGCGTTCACACAACTCTCCAACCTCCAG TCTCACCAGCGACAGCACAACAAGGACAAGCCCTACAAGTGCCCGAACTGCTACCGGGCATACACGGACTCGGCCTCGCTGCAGATCCACCTCTCGGCGCATGCCATCAAGCACGCCAAGGCTTACTGCTGCAGCATGTGCGGTCGCGCCTATACCTCG GAGACCTATTTGATGAAGCACATGTCCAAACATACCGTGGTGGAGCACCTCGTGAGCCAGCACTCACCTCAAAGGACGGAGTCCCCCGGCATCCCCGTGCGAATCTCACTCATCTAA